A window of the Cystobacter fuscus genome harbors these coding sequences:
- a CDS encoding UvrD-helicase domain-containing protein, whose product MSDALALALEKNLALLAGAGAGKTYSLVTMTLHLLAGAREGFKPLRPARLGMVTFTDKAAAEMRARVRARLDVLVQEEPKVSQEPELRASLDRLGLPFPSRDTWRSLREELGSASIGTFHSMCGQILRRAPPGSGVDASFDVLDEMEARSLVLDVCERVVLDALESSDTFVRELCAEMTFSGSDFTEGLVSSLAELYGKLREEGLPAARARVSDPGEARESFDALVGKCLELCGTVRELDAKGEWRGLREKLERSLTGLTPENVFAPERLSALKVAFNEDGRDVRRLKKEPGNSMKELYWSFFGKSDGTVLTLEDVAAACRTVPFERTFRALLEQVETRHAEELSRRNALDFTSLLVKTRDLLRDLPDFRRQMQERFGALMVDEFQDTNRLQLELVLLLAEKREEGPRAVTPEDDLVAALPLEPAFLCVVGDRKQSIYEFRGADVSVFEVLARKIEQEGGVRDFLQHNRRSVPPLLDFFNQAFAGVLVPGEGGARPYEVVYSPEGDDLLAVRPAPVPAPVVERLLVEDEGLTTSGELRLAEAEALARRLKLLLVSGAPPLIAVSKEGTEVRPLRGGDVAMLFRTFNHLEVYRQALIRHGIPHRVLRGRGFYGAQEVLDLASLLSLLADSEDTLAFAAVLRSPLVGLSDASLFRLAGPEGLSLPEVEKKTASLLALLPDGERERLERFLAALPALRRERDRLGVRALLLATLELTGFREALAATPYAEQASANVEKLLALAGRRDERGTGGCVTFSRELQRLVHEEPTEAQAELLEAGDPRAVQLLTIHRAKGLEWPVVVVPALGGSRRSNSGGRVLFERGRGLALRPWLPPELLDRVDAKFRSPRFDAVKTEIKRRETAEYRRLLYVALTRAQDRLLLSGGEERNAADSWWCLLGARLDEDSRLRGLVEDLDARTLPEPPEVDLSEDVDEVEQEARVETAWQRVHARRDAAVPESVTVEAGAVQDFIACPRRYHYVHRLGLRAEGVAWEAPPRQSALYVERDSWGAPAPSVPDRVLTLMRRVDFRLAGTPAPERRARLEALAREVGWAVEEEGVEEALATLDRFLETACAQELAAVPGARVHRALPFVLDLPGGAPTALEGELDLLWETPEHEARGVVFLPGGRSPRGLAAHEDFLAAVALAARRLVREDVPLRVGAVFLGGDVLEPEFSPEEAHLRLSAERLRDEARALVEADVRGRWPGRDASVCVGLACGYVAHCHPDDPARSNSVTDRAEAC is encoded by the coding sequence ATGAGTGACGCGCTCGCGCTGGCATTGGAGAAGAACCTCGCGCTGCTCGCGGGAGCGGGCGCGGGCAAGACGTACAGCCTGGTGACGATGACGTTGCACCTGCTGGCCGGGGCTCGCGAGGGGTTCAAGCCCTTGCGGCCCGCGCGCCTGGGCATGGTGACGTTCACCGACAAGGCCGCCGCGGAGATGCGTGCCCGCGTCCGCGCGCGCCTGGATGTGCTCGTCCAGGAGGAGCCCAAGGTCTCGCAGGAGCCCGAGCTGCGCGCCTCGCTCGATCGCCTGGGGCTGCCCTTTCCCTCGCGCGACACGTGGCGGTCGCTGCGAGAAGAGCTGGGCTCGGCCTCGATTGGCACCTTCCACTCGATGTGCGGGCAGATCCTGCGCCGCGCGCCCCCGGGCTCGGGCGTGGATGCTTCCTTCGACGTGCTCGATGAAATGGAGGCGCGCTCGCTCGTGCTGGACGTGTGCGAGCGCGTGGTGCTGGACGCACTGGAGTCCAGTGACACGTTCGTGCGCGAGCTGTGCGCGGAGATGACCTTCTCGGGCTCCGACTTCACCGAGGGCCTGGTGTCCTCGCTGGCGGAGCTCTACGGGAAGTTGCGCGAGGAGGGCCTGCCCGCGGCCCGGGCGCGCGTGTCCGACCCCGGCGAGGCCCGGGAGTCCTTCGACGCCCTCGTCGGGAAGTGCCTCGAGCTGTGCGGCACCGTGCGCGAGCTTGACGCCAAGGGAGAGTGGCGGGGGCTGCGCGAGAAACTCGAGCGCTCGCTCACGGGGCTCACCCCGGAGAATGTCTTCGCGCCCGAGCGGCTGTCCGCGCTCAAGGTGGCCTTCAACGAGGATGGCCGCGACGTGCGCCGGCTCAAGAAGGAGCCCGGCAACTCGATGAAGGAGCTGTACTGGTCCTTCTTCGGCAAGAGCGACGGCACGGTGTTGACGCTGGAGGACGTCGCCGCGGCGTGTCGCACGGTGCCCTTCGAGCGCACGTTCCGCGCGCTGCTCGAGCAGGTGGAGACGCGTCACGCGGAGGAGCTCTCCCGGCGCAACGCCCTGGACTTCACCTCCCTGCTGGTGAAGACGAGGGATCTGCTGAGGGACCTGCCCGACTTCCGCCGGCAGATGCAGGAGCGGTTCGGGGCGCTGATGGTGGACGAGTTCCAGGACACCAACCGCCTGCAGTTGGAGCTGGTGCTGCTCCTGGCCGAGAAGCGCGAGGAGGGCCCCCGGGCCGTGACACCCGAGGACGATCTGGTGGCCGCGCTGCCACTGGAGCCCGCCTTCCTGTGCGTGGTGGGAGACCGCAAGCAATCCATCTACGAGTTCCGTGGCGCGGACGTGTCCGTGTTCGAGGTGCTGGCGCGGAAGATCGAGCAGGAGGGTGGCGTGCGCGACTTCCTCCAGCACAACCGGCGCTCGGTGCCGCCGCTGCTCGACTTCTTCAACCAGGCCTTCGCGGGCGTGCTGGTGCCGGGCGAGGGTGGGGCGCGTCCCTATGAGGTGGTGTATTCGCCCGAGGGGGATGATCTGCTCGCGGTGCGTCCGGCCCCCGTGCCCGCGCCGGTGGTGGAGCGGCTGCTCGTGGAGGACGAGGGCCTCACCACCTCGGGCGAGCTGCGTCTGGCGGAGGCGGAGGCGCTGGCCAGGCGGCTGAAGCTCCTGCTGGTTTCGGGTGCTCCGCCACTCATCGCGGTGAGCAAGGAGGGCACGGAGGTGCGTCCCCTGCGCGGGGGCGATGTGGCCATGCTCTTCCGGACCTTCAATCACCTGGAGGTGTACCGGCAGGCGCTCATCCGCCACGGCATTCCCCACCGCGTGCTGCGCGGCCGTGGCTTCTATGGCGCGCAGGAGGTGCTGGATCTGGCCTCGCTGCTGTCGCTGCTCGCGGACTCCGAGGACACGCTGGCCTTCGCGGCGGTGTTGCGCTCCCCACTGGTGGGGCTGTCGGACGCCTCGCTCTTCCGCCTGGCCGGACCCGAGGGCTTGTCCCTGCCCGAAGTGGAGAAGAAGACAGCCTCCCTCCTGGCGCTCCTTCCGGATGGGGAGCGCGAGCGGCTCGAGCGCTTCCTCGCGGCGCTGCCCGCGCTGCGGCGCGAGCGGGATCGGCTCGGCGTGCGGGCCCTGCTCCTGGCCACGCTGGAGCTGACGGGCTTTCGCGAGGCGCTGGCGGCCACGCCCTACGCGGAGCAGGCGAGCGCCAACGTGGAGAAGCTGCTCGCGCTGGCGGGCCGGCGCGACGAGCGGGGGACGGGCGGCTGCGTGACGTTCTCGCGTGAGCTGCAACGCCTCGTGCACGAGGAGCCCACCGAGGCCCAGGCGGAGCTGCTGGAGGCGGGGGATCCTCGCGCGGTGCAACTGCTCACCATCCACCGGGCCAAGGGGTTGGAGTGGCCGGTGGTGGTGGTGCCCGCCCTCGGTGGCTCGCGGCGCTCCAACAGCGGAGGCCGGGTGCTCTTCGAGCGTGGACGAGGCCTCGCCCTGCGGCCCTGGCTGCCGCCGGAGCTGCTCGACCGCGTGGACGCGAAGTTCCGCTCGCCCCGCTTCGACGCGGTGAAGACGGAGATCAAACGCCGGGAGACGGCCGAGTACCGGCGTCTGCTGTACGTCGCGCTCACGCGCGCCCAGGATCGGCTCCTGCTGTCGGGCGGCGAGGAGCGCAACGCCGCGGACTCGTGGTGGTGCCTGCTCGGCGCGCGGCTCGATGAAGATTCCCGGCTGCGGGGCCTGGTCGAGGATCTGGACGCGAGGACGCTGCCGGAGCCGCCGGAGGTGGACCTCTCCGAGGACGTGGACGAGGTCGAGCAGGAGGCCCGGGTCGAGACGGCCTGGCAGCGGGTGCACGCGCGTCGGGACGCCGCCGTGCCGGAGTCCGTGACGGTGGAGGCGGGAGCGGTGCAGGACTTCATCGCCTGTCCGCGCCGCTACCACTACGTGCACCGGCTCGGCCTGCGCGCCGAGGGAGTCGCCTGGGAGGCTCCGCCCCGTCAGTCCGCGCTCTACGTCGAGCGGGACTCCTGGGGCGCACCGGCCCCGAGCGTTCCGGACCGGGTCCTGACCCTCATGCGAAGGGTGGACTTCCGCCTGGCGGGTACGCCCGCTCCGGAGCGGCGGGCCCGCCTGGAAGCCCTGGCCCGGGAGGTGGGCTGGGCGGTGGAAGAGGAGGGCGTGGAGGAGGCGCTCGCCACCCTGGATCGCTTCCTGGAGACCGCGTGTGCCCAGGAGCTGGCGGCGGTCCCCGGAGCGCGGGTGCACCGCGCATTGCCATTCGTCCTGGACCTGCCGGGAGGGGCGCCCACGGCCCTGGAGGGAGAGCTGGACCTGCTCTGGGAGACCCCGGAGCATGAGGCCCGGGGCGTGGTCTTCCTACCGGGCGGTCGGTCTCCGCGTGGGCTCGCCGCGCATGAGGACTTCCTGGCGGCCGTGGCCCTGGCGGCCCGGCGGCTCGTGCGTGAGGACGTCCCCCTGCGGGTGGGGGCGGTCTTCCTGGGCGGGGACGTGTTGGAGCCGGAGTTCTCTCCGGAAGAAGCACATCTACGGCTTTCCGCCGAGCGCTTGAGGGACGAGGCCCGGGCCCTGGTCGAGGCGGATGTCCGAGGGCGCTGGCCCGGACGCGACGCGTCGGTGTGCGTGGGGCTTGCCTGTGGCTATGTCGCACACTGCCATCCGGACGACCCGGCCCGATCCAACTCGGTGACGGATCGTGCGGAAGCGTGCTAA
- a CDS encoding adenylosuccinate synthase: MPNVVVIGAQWGDEGKGKVVDLLTEHAQVVVRFQGGNNAGHTLVVGGQKTVLHLIPSGILHQGKTCVIGNGVVLDPAVLVKEIDTLKERGFLKDDAQLIISDNAHVIFPWHKLLDSSREKTRGVGAIGTTGRGIGPAYEDKVARRGIRVRDLLNPERLRKRIDERLPGIREELRELCAASSETPPELDANKVQADFTALGERLRPYVGDVSLYLSGQVQRGARILFEGAQGTLLDVDHGTYPFVTSSNCVAGNAAVGSGLGPTAIDRVMGISKAYTTRVGGGPFPTELTDEMGDRLRKVGDEFGATTGRPRRCGWLDGVVLRYAVRVNGLYGLALTKLDVLSGMKSLQICNAYELDGKRITELPGDYEDLARVKPLYETLPGWDDKLAGVRTFDELPENAKRYVRRVEEICGVPVTCISVGADRGETVLLQNPFRS, from the coding sequence ATGCCGAACGTCGTCGTCATTGGTGCGCAGTGGGGAGATGAGGGCAAGGGCAAGGTCGTGGACCTGCTCACGGAGCATGCCCAGGTGGTCGTGCGCTTCCAGGGAGGCAACAACGCGGGCCATACCCTGGTGGTGGGTGGCCAGAAGACGGTGTTGCATCTCATTCCCTCGGGAATCCTCCATCAGGGGAAGACCTGCGTCATCGGTAACGGCGTGGTGTTGGATCCCGCCGTCCTGGTGAAGGAGATCGACACCCTCAAGGAGCGCGGCTTCCTCAAGGATGACGCGCAGCTGATCATCTCGGACAACGCCCACGTCATCTTCCCCTGGCACAAGCTGCTGGACTCGTCCCGGGAGAAGACGCGGGGCGTGGGCGCCATCGGCACGACGGGGCGTGGCATCGGCCCGGCCTACGAGGACAAGGTGGCGCGCCGTGGCATCCGCGTGAGGGATCTGCTCAACCCGGAGCGGCTGCGCAAGCGCATCGACGAGCGGCTGCCCGGCATCCGCGAGGAGCTGCGCGAGCTGTGCGCCGCCTCCAGCGAGACGCCTCCCGAGCTGGACGCCAACAAGGTGCAGGCGGACTTCACCGCGCTGGGCGAGCGGCTGCGGCCCTACGTGGGCGACGTGTCGCTCTACCTCTCGGGCCAGGTGCAGCGTGGGGCGCGCATCCTCTTCGAGGGCGCCCAGGGCACGCTGCTGGACGTGGACCACGGCACCTATCCCTTCGTCACCAGCTCCAACTGCGTGGCGGGCAACGCCGCGGTGGGCTCGGGCCTGGGCCCCACGGCCATCGACCGGGTGATGGGCATCAGCAAGGCGTACACCACGCGCGTGGGCGGCGGTCCGTTCCCCACGGAGCTCACGGACGAGATGGGAGACCGGCTGCGCAAGGTGGGTGACGAGTTCGGCGCCACCACGGGCCGTCCGCGCCGCTGCGGCTGGCTCGACGGCGTGGTGCTGCGCTACGCGGTGCGCGTCAACGGCCTGTATGGCCTGGCGCTCACGAAGCTGGACGTGCTCTCCGGCATGAAGTCGCTGCAGATCTGCAACGCCTACGAGCTGGACGGCAAGCGCATCACCGAGCTGCCCGGGGACTACGAGGACCTGGCGCGCGTCAAGCCCCTCTACGAGACGCTGCCGGGCTGGGACGACAAGCTCGCCGGGGTGCGCACCTTCGACGAGCTGCCCGAGAACGCCAAGCGCTACGTGCGCCGCGTGGAGGAGATCTGCGGCGTGCCCGTCACCTGCATCTCCGTGGGCGCCGATCGCGGCGAGACCGTGCTGCTGCAAAACCCCTTCCGGAGCTGA
- a CDS encoding PH domain-containing protein: protein MGAATLLWLGVLLYLLRFEGVPVQTFLSALFFVLFFAVSVTYYGRTRIVVDAGGITYRGMVRTRRFSFSDIRKVDVLPGPVTVYAVRGSRGLVHFTSLFSHHQRLARLLIERAGLSPLHA from the coding sequence ATGGGCGCCGCGACGCTGCTCTGGCTGGGGGTGTTGCTCTACCTCCTGCGCTTCGAAGGCGTCCCGGTGCAGACGTTCTTGTCCGCGCTCTTCTTCGTCCTCTTCTTCGCGGTGTCGGTGACCTACTACGGGCGCACCCGCATCGTCGTGGACGCGGGTGGCATCACGTACCGGGGCATGGTGCGCACCCGCCGGTTCTCCTTCTCGGACATCCGCAAGGTGGATGTGCTGCCCGGTCCGGTCACCGTGTACGCGGTGCGCGGCAGCCGGGGCCTCGTGCACTTCACCAGCCTCTTCTCGCACCACCAGCGCCTGGCGCGGCTGCTCATCGAGCGGGCCGGTCTCTCGCCGCTGCACGCCTGA
- a CDS encoding FHA domain-containing protein — MHFEFEHLGTPTSFELPEGVHLLGGGEDDHVRLEGLPPGLLTLRIEGHRLMVEARRTFTVAGVMVPPEVARLVLPGEAVGLPEGMSLKLLAPGTDTERQVGTVAVLKHLLGDTEESLVSRAASLQCLTGADVGRCFALAEARTELGRSLEVAVRLRDIAVSRRHACIRQQEGAFLLEDQDSPNGVYLNGKRVEAPQALQDGDIIELGRTLLRFQAPAAEPIARPPPEQQAAPAPEPESPDGEQERVPARARGRWDVGLLVLGAGLALVGLLATYVLTG; from the coding sequence ATGCACTTCGAATTCGAGCACCTGGGCACCCCGACCTCCTTCGAGCTTCCCGAGGGCGTGCACCTGCTGGGAGGCGGCGAGGACGACCATGTCCGCCTCGAAGGACTGCCACCCGGCCTGCTGACACTGCGCATCGAGGGGCACCGGTTGATGGTGGAGGCCCGTCGCACCTTCACCGTCGCGGGGGTGATGGTGCCGCCGGAGGTGGCGCGGCTGGTGCTACCCGGCGAGGCGGTGGGCCTGCCCGAGGGCATGAGCCTGAAGCTGCTGGCGCCCGGCACGGACACCGAGCGGCAGGTGGGCACGGTGGCCGTACTCAAACACCTGCTGGGGGACACGGAGGAGTCCCTGGTCTCGCGCGCCGCGTCCCTCCAGTGCCTCACCGGCGCGGACGTGGGCCGCTGCTTCGCCCTCGCGGAGGCCCGGACGGAGCTGGGGCGGAGCCTGGAGGTGGCCGTGCGCTTGAGGGACATCGCCGTGTCCCGCCGCCATGCGTGCATCCGCCAGCAGGAGGGCGCCTTCCTCCTGGAGGACCAGGACAGCCCCAACGGCGTCTATCTCAATGGCAAGCGCGTGGAGGCCCCCCAGGCGCTCCAGGACGGCGACATCATCGAGCTGGGACGGACCTTGCTGCGCTTCCAGGCCCCGGCGGCCGAGCCCATCGCGCGACCGCCTCCCGAGCAGCAAGCCGCGCCCGCCCCTGAACCCGAGAGCCCAGATGGAGAGCAGGAGCGGGTCCCCGCGCGCGCGCGGGGACGCTGGGACGTGGGACTGCTCGTCCTGGGCGCGGGGCTGGCCCTGGTGGGGCTGCTGGCTACCTACGTCCTGACGGGCTGA
- a CDS encoding carbohydrate-binding family 9-like protein has translation MSSALRLLPLLLLSFLSACRDEQAGPKPRAKALPPPARLRVLDAAPADLTYRAGTTFAGGAVRYLGSRVSPAVAAPGQPVQLAHYFEALRAPPQGWEFFVHVVEPGSGQMLINADHGFAGGVGPLGSWPVGKVVEDVHTVAMPSIPGRVVLGFWRGEERLAVDDPRAHAGDNRMFGPELGGALPPLPEYTMHRAARPPVLDGELEDEAWKAATPVVLRGSFDGRAVPLRTEARLTYDDQNLYVAFDVEDPDVWGTFREQDEPLYTQEVVEVFLDANADGRTYNELQVSPHNVHFDAYFPARRQGMDLSWDSGMTSAVKVRGTLDEASDRDEGWRVEMKIPLSRLAEVPHLPPNKGDRWRFNLYRLEHPERRGEQGQSFSPLFVGDFHALPRFGWLIFD, from the coding sequence ATGAGTTCCGCCCTCCGCCTGCTGCCACTGCTGCTGCTCTCGTTCCTCTCCGCCTGCCGTGACGAACAGGCCGGCCCCAAGCCTCGTGCGAAGGCCCTGCCGCCCCCTGCCCGGCTGCGCGTCCTGGACGCGGCTCCGGCGGACCTGACCTACCGCGCGGGCACCACGTTCGCGGGGGGCGCGGTGCGCTACCTCGGCTCGCGCGTGTCTCCCGCGGTGGCCGCGCCCGGCCAGCCCGTTCAGCTCGCGCACTACTTCGAGGCCCTGCGCGCCCCGCCCCAGGGGTGGGAGTTCTTCGTGCACGTGGTGGAGCCCGGCTCCGGGCAGATGCTGATCAACGCGGACCATGGCTTCGCGGGCGGAGTGGGGCCCCTGGGCTCCTGGCCCGTGGGCAAGGTGGTGGAGGACGTGCACACGGTGGCCATGCCGTCCATTCCGGGACGGGTGGTGCTCGGCTTCTGGCGGGGCGAGGAGCGTCTGGCCGTGGATGATCCGCGAGCGCATGCGGGAGACAACCGGATGTTCGGTCCGGAGCTGGGAGGCGCTCTTCCGCCGCTGCCCGAGTACACCATGCACCGCGCCGCCCGGCCGCCGGTGCTCGACGGAGAACTCGAGGACGAGGCGTGGAAGGCGGCCACTCCGGTGGTGCTGCGGGGCAGCTTCGATGGCCGTGCCGTGCCCCTGCGCACCGAGGCCCGGCTGACCTACGACGACCAGAACCTGTATGTCGCCTTCGACGTGGAGGATCCGGATGTCTGGGGCACGTTCCGCGAGCAGGACGAGCCGCTCTACACCCAGGAGGTGGTGGAGGTGTTCCTCGACGCCAACGCGGACGGGCGGACGTACAACGAGCTGCAGGTGTCTCCGCACAACGTGCACTTCGATGCCTACTTCCCCGCGCGCCGTCAGGGCATGGACTTGAGCTGGGACTCGGGCATGACGAGCGCGGTGAAGGTCCGGGGCACGCTCGACGAGGCGTCCGACCGGGACGAGGGCTGGCGGGTGGAGATGAAGATCCCCCTGTCCCGCCTGGCCGAGGTGCCCCACCTGCCCCCGAACAAGGGGGACCGGTGGCGCTTCAACCTGTACCGGCTGGAGCACCCGGAGCGGCGGGGAGAACAAGGGCAGTCCTTTTCCCCGCTCTTCGTGGGGGACTTCCACGCGCTGCCGCGCTTCGGCTGGCTGATCTTCGACTAG